In the genome of Triticum urartu cultivar G1812 chromosome 5, Tu2.1, whole genome shotgun sequence, one region contains:
- the LOC125507025 gene encoding acetyl-CoA acetyltransferase, cytosolic 1-like, protein MATPSYKVTDLIPPVRQHTFALDIDPAGLIDEEAEFTAVDDFDWSKSNFQLAEGEKEKLSLLFFYSHGDVDCGWSRCHLNNAQPSTVRGAQYNNSEGGAVEHSSPPPFSVSVSCSLSPISAPPGLVLVHSAAARSRSELGFGAAMGSDPRDVCVVGVARTPMGSFLGGLSSLPATKLGSIAIEAALRRANVDPSLVQEVFFGNVLSANLGQAPARQAALGAGIPNTVVCTTVNKVCASGMKATMFAAQSIQLGINDIVVAGGMESMSNAPKYIAEARKGSRFGHDSLVDGMLKDGLWDVYGDCAMGVCAELCADNHALTREDQDAYAIQSNERGIAARDSGAFAWEIVPIEVPVGRGKPAVLVDKDESLDKFDAAKLKKLRPAFKESAGTVTAGNASSISDGAAALVLVSGKKAQELGLQVLARIKGFADAAQAPELFTTTPALAIPKALTNAGLESSRVDFYEINEAFSAVALANQKLLGIPSEKINVHGGAVSLGHPLGCSGARILVTLLGVLREKSGKIGVAGVCNGGGGASALVMELA, encoded by the exons aaaaagaaaaactcaGCCTTCTCTTCTTTTACAGCCATGGCGATGTCGACTGCGGATGGTCGAGATGCCATCTAAACAACGCCCAACCATCAACGGTCCGAGGAGCCCAATATAACAACAGCGAAGGCGGGGCAGTCGAGCACTCCAGTCCACCTCCGTTCTCTGTTTCAGTGTCTTGTTCCCTCTCCCCGATCTCGGCTCCTCCAGGCCTCGTCCTCGTGCACTCCGCCGCCGCCAGATCGAG GTCGGAGCTGGGCTTTGGAGCGGCCATGGGTTCAGACCCCAGAG ATGTATGTGTTGTTGGGGTTGCACGCACCCCTATGGGTAGTTTCCTTGGTGGCTTGTCTTCCTTGCCTGCTACGAAACTTGGCTCTATAGCAATTGAAG CTGCTCTGAGAAGAGCAAATGTCGATCCATCCCTTGTGCAGGAGGTCTTCTTTGGCAATGTCTTGAGTGCTAACTTGGGGCAAGCTCCTGCAAGACAAGCTGCTTTAGGTGCAGGGATACCAAATACGGTTGTTTGCACCACAGTCAACAAAGTTTGCGCATCTGGCATGAAAG CGACCATGTTTGCTGCGCAATCAATTCAACTGGGAATCAATGACATTGTTGTGGCAGGTGGGATGGAAAGCATGTCGAATGCTCCGAAATACATCGCTGAAGCTAG AAAAGGATCTCGTTTCGGACATGACAGCCTCGTTGATGGCATGCTTAAGGATGGCCTTTGGGATGTATACGGTGATTGTGCCATGGGAGTGTGCGCTGAGCTTTGTGCTGACAATCATGCCCTGACAAGGGAAGACCAG GATGCATATGCTATTCAAAGTAATGAGCGTGGAATTGCTGCTCGTGACAGTGGTGCTTTTGCATGGGAGATTGTTCCG ATTGAAGTTCCTGTTGGTAGAGGGAAACCTGCAGTACTTGTTGACAAAGATGAGAGCCTAGACAAG TTTGACGCAGCCAAGCTGAAGAAGCTACGACCAGCATTCAAGGAGAGTGCTGGTACTGTTACTGCTGGAAATGCTTCTAGTATAAG TGATGGTGCTGCAGCATTAGTATTGGTGAGTGGGAAGAAGGCTCAAGAACTTGGATTGCAAGTCCTTGCAAGGATCAAGGGATTTGCCGATGCAGCCCAA GCTCCTGAACTATTTACCACTACCCCAGCACTTGCCATACCAAAGGCTCTCACGAATGCTGGCCTAGAGTCCTCTCGTGTTGATTTTTATGAAATCAACGAAGCCTTTTCG GCTGTTGCACTTGCAAATCAAAAGCTTCTCGGAATTCCTTCA GAAAAGATAAATGTACATGGAGGAGCTGTATCTTTAGGACACCCACTTGGGTGCAGTGGTGCTCGCATTTTGGTCACCCTTCTTGGT GTTCTTAGGGAGAAGAGTGGCAAGATCGGAGTTGCTGGTGTCTGCAACGGCGGTGGCGGTGCATCTGCGCTCGTTATGGAGCTCGCGTAA